In Simplicispira sp. 125, one DNA window encodes the following:
- a CDS encoding DMT family transporter translates to MRRERYGLLALLLVTMVWGTTFPAMKLLSAQLDALQIIWLRFAIALVVLGPLWWGMRRGERLWGCALGLLLFLAFWLQIEGLARTSSNRNAFVTGLNVLVVPLLAMLALKRRYGWQLWVACAMACAGMLLMFHEDEPWNLGDSLTLVSTLFYAIYILALEECARRHTALPLRATRMAAAQATTMCLASMVLLLARGDGMDWLGTLAHIGSSAWIALLYLGLLASVVVVTLQAWGQQRVDAMRSAIIFGLEPVFAALTAWALLGERLGWAGLSGASLVVAALVFSQLGPTSAASAPT, encoded by the coding sequence ATGCGTCGTGAACGTTATGGCCTGTTGGCCCTGCTGCTTGTCACCATGGTGTGGGGAACCACCTTCCCGGCCATGAAACTGCTGTCTGCCCAGCTGGATGCTCTGCAGATCATCTGGCTGCGTTTTGCCATTGCGCTGGTCGTTCTCGGGCCGCTATGGTGGGGCATGCGCCGTGGCGAACGTCTGTGGGGCTGCGCCCTGGGGTTGCTGCTGTTTCTGGCGTTCTGGCTGCAGATCGAGGGACTCGCACGCACCAGCAGCAACCGCAATGCTTTCGTCACCGGCCTGAATGTGCTGGTCGTGCCGCTGCTGGCCATGCTGGCCCTCAAGCGCCGCTATGGCTGGCAGCTGTGGGTCGCCTGCGCGATGGCCTGTGCCGGGATGTTGCTGATGTTCCATGAGGACGAACCATGGAACCTGGGGGATTCACTGACCCTGGTCAGCACCCTGTTCTACGCTATCTACATCCTGGCCCTGGAAGAGTGCGCCCGCCGCCACACGGCTCTACCGCTGCGCGCCACCCGCATGGCCGCCGCGCAGGCCACGACGATGTGCCTGGCATCCATGGTGCTGCTTCTGGCCCGGGGCGATGGCATGGACTGGCTGGGAACGCTCGCGCACATCGGCTCTTCTGCCTGGATCGCATTGCTCTACCTGGGCCTGCTGGCCAGCGTGGTGGTGGTCACACTGCAAGCCTGGGGGCAGCAGCGCGTGGACGCCATGCGCAGCGCCATCATTTTTGGCCTGGAGCCCGTCTTTGCGGCTCTCACTGCCTGGGCCTTGCTGGGCGAACGCCTGGGCTGGGCGGGTTTGAGTGGCGCCAGTCTGGTCGTGGCCGCCTTGGTGTTCAGCCAGTTGGGCCCAACCTCGGCCGCCAGCGCTCCCACCTGA
- a CDS encoding DcaP family trimeric outer membrane transporter, whose translation MKLTPAFVTLLAAGLCSLPPGALAQSAKDFEELRNELKALRAELNQMKTQQSQAPAASASGWNDRIDAVELKQKDAVVLGDIPGSFRLPGSETSIRVYGFAEANLIKDFKGTAPGDNFSNLMEQPLGKSENGKTVLTGQTSRFGFETSTPMANGAFNTKIEADFYGYCGAECNRNRLRLRHAYGEYAGWLIGQTWSTFMDLDNLPETVDFNGPPGATSRRPVQVRYTYNNPSVAKFQFAVEDPSDGAHSPNLIARIDKAYDWGSMSVRALSHEQRMDGVSKRGLGFGLSGSYKLTGTTTLMAQYTLMDGDNDGAYLVGANYPVVDGNTLRLDRAQGVVLGLGNVFSEQLRGTLSMGWVKSRRKLGDDYVNAYGSEGNLKLFQWHAGLYYTPIKNVELGGELLGGRRTTFANETGRMTRLNLQARYLFN comes from the coding sequence ATGAAACTGACCCCCGCATTCGTGACCCTGCTGGCCGCTGGCCTGTGCAGCCTGCCCCCGGGCGCCCTGGCCCAGTCCGCCAAGGATTTTGAAGAGCTGCGCAACGAGCTCAAAGCCTTGCGCGCCGAACTCAACCAGATGAAGACCCAGCAGTCCCAGGCACCCGCCGCTTCGGCATCGGGCTGGAACGACCGCATCGACGCGGTCGAACTCAAGCAGAAAGATGCCGTGGTACTGGGCGACATTCCCGGCAGCTTCCGTCTGCCGGGCAGCGAAACCTCTATCCGCGTCTACGGCTTTGCCGAAGCCAATCTGATCAAGGACTTCAAGGGCACAGCGCCTGGCGACAACTTCTCCAACCTGATGGAGCAGCCCCTGGGCAAAAGCGAAAACGGCAAGACCGTGCTGACCGGTCAAACCTCGCGCTTTGGTTTTGAGACATCGACCCCCATGGCCAACGGCGCCTTCAACACCAAGATCGAGGCCGACTTCTACGGCTACTGTGGAGCAGAGTGCAACCGCAACCGCCTGCGCCTGCGCCACGCCTATGGCGAGTACGCGGGCTGGCTGATCGGCCAGACCTGGTCCACCTTCATGGATCTGGACAATCTGCCCGAGACCGTGGACTTCAATGGCCCGCCCGGCGCCACCTCACGCCGCCCGGTACAGGTGCGCTACACCTACAACAACCCCAGCGTAGCGAAGTTCCAGTTTGCTGTGGAAGACCCCTCCGACGGCGCGCACTCGCCCAATCTCATTGCACGCATTGACAAGGCCTACGACTGGGGCAGCATGAGTGTCCGCGCACTCTCGCACGAACAACGCATGGACGGCGTGAGCAAGCGCGGCCTGGGTTTTGGCCTGTCGGGCTCCTACAAGCTCACCGGAACCACCACGCTGATGGCGCAGTACACCCTGATGGACGGCGACAACGATGGTGCCTACCTGGTCGGCGCCAACTATCCCGTGGTGGATGGCAACACGCTGCGCCTGGACCGGGCCCAGGGCGTGGTCCTGGGTCTGGGCAATGTATTCAGCGAGCAGTTGCGCGGCACCCTGTCCATGGGCTGGGTGAAGTCCCGCCGCAAACTGGGTGACGATTACGTAAATGCGTACGGCTCGGAAGGCAACCTCAAGTTGTTCCAGTGGCATGCCGGGCTGTATTACACGCCCATCAAGAACGTGGAACTGGGCGGTGAATTGCTGGGTGGCCGGCGCACCACCTTTGCCAATGAAACGGGCCGCATGACACGCCTGAACCTGCAGGCGCGTTACCTCTTCAACTGA
- the mreC gene encoding rod shape-determining protein MreC, with protein sequence MPLGTLDRRAPSFMRQGPSAISQLVLYSALALFLMVADARFHVTDPLRKTIAALLYPAQWAMVKPVEMAGEAAGYFQALQAAQSESDLARKQLVLQSQRAHQADQLAQENDRLRRLLDLRARLQGASQAAQILYETTDAYSRRVMVDRGQDAGVQPGSPVLDGAGVLGQVTRVYPFISEVTLLIDRDQAIPVVNMRTNARGVAYGDPVASHGGGMELRFVSANADVQENDLLTTSGLDGVYPTGLPVARVVRVERRADSAFARIYCAPVAAIQGAHHVLLLEPVAGQLPQRPGPAPEDNAGKKRGRK encoded by the coding sequence ATGCCGCTTGGAACGCTGGATCGTCGTGCCCCCTCCTTCATGCGACAGGGGCCTTCGGCCATTTCTCAGCTTGTCCTGTACAGCGCCTTGGCGCTGTTTTTGATGGTGGCGGATGCCCGGTTCCATGTGACGGACCCTTTACGCAAGACGATCGCAGCCCTTCTTTATCCTGCCCAATGGGCCATGGTCAAGCCGGTGGAAATGGCGGGAGAAGCGGCCGGGTATTTCCAGGCCCTGCAGGCCGCACAGTCTGAATCCGACCTGGCGCGCAAGCAATTGGTGCTGCAATCTCAAAGAGCCCACCAAGCCGATCAGCTGGCCCAGGAAAATGACCGCCTGCGCCGGTTGCTGGATTTGCGCGCGCGCCTGCAAGGAGCATCTCAGGCCGCGCAAATCCTGTATGAGACCACTGATGCTTATTCACGCCGGGTCATGGTGGACCGTGGCCAGGATGCCGGCGTGCAGCCGGGGTCTCCGGTGCTCGACGGCGCAGGTGTGCTGGGGCAGGTCACCCGGGTCTATCCTTTTATCAGTGAAGTGACGTTGCTCATCGACCGAGACCAGGCCATTCCGGTGGTCAACATGCGCACCAACGCGCGGGGCGTGGCCTATGGCGACCCTGTGGCCAGCCATGGTGGTGGCATGGAGTTGCGGTTTGTGTCAGCGAACGCCGATGTCCAGGAAAACGATCTGCTGACCACCAGCGGGCTGGACGGCGTGTATCCGACCGGGCTGCCGGTGGCCCGGGTGGTGCGTGTCGAACGGCGTGCCGATTCTGCGTTTGCACGCATCTATTGCGCCCCTGTCGCGGCCATCCAGGGTGCGCACCATGTGCTCTTGCTCGAACCGGTCGCAGGACAATTGCCACAGCGCCCTGGGCCTGCGCCCGAAGACAATGCAGGCAAGAAAAGGGGGCGTAAATGA
- the mrdA gene encoding penicillin-binding protein 2, which yields MTELRNAELDAQRFRWRVLVVGAVVFIAFCLVVARLVFLQVVRHEDLAEQAESNRTAVVPVVPNRGLILDRNGVVLATNYAAYTLEITPSRVSELEETIDALAQVVDIQQRDRRRFRRLMEESRGFESLPIRTRLSDQEVARFTAQRYRFPGVDVKARLFRNYPLGEVASHAIGYIGRINQAEKANIQDSEDEANYRGTEYIGKLGIEHSFESALHGITGVEQMETSAGGRAVRRLNSFPATPGQTVKLSLDIKLQKMIEDLYGDRRGALVAIDPRTGEILALVSKPTFDPNLFVEGIDVENWTALNQSLDKPLLNRALRGTYPPGSTYKPFMALAALETGKRTPNAITMDNGSWTFGGHTFRSHGDHGLGAVDMYRSIVQSSNVYYYQLANDMGVDAMHDFMKPLGLGQITGIDLNGEVRGVLPSQEWKRNAYRRPEQKKWYAGETISLGIGQGYNTFTMLQLAQATATLANGGVQHRPHLGIATLDAVTRNSHPIEQPAAVDLGFKPANVDVVRRAMAGVTQGGTSTRVFAGARYLSAGKTGTAQAVTIGQKDRYNAAKLEERQRDHALYIAFAPVEAPQIALAVIVENAGFGAAHAAPIARRVFDYWLQGEYPSEEDMVATRKGMATAPIGKPRQVADIALPAAE from the coding sequence ATGACTGAGCTGCGCAATGCCGAGCTGGACGCCCAGCGGTTTCGTTGGCGGGTTTTGGTGGTGGGCGCTGTGGTTTTCATCGCCTTCTGCCTGGTCGTGGCACGTCTGGTCTTTTTGCAGGTGGTGCGGCATGAAGATCTGGCGGAGCAAGCCGAGAGCAACCGCACGGCCGTCGTGCCCGTGGTTCCCAACCGGGGATTGATACTGGATCGCAACGGCGTGGTGCTGGCCACCAATTACGCGGCCTATACCCTGGAAATCACGCCGTCCCGGGTCAGTGAACTGGAAGAAACCATCGATGCGCTGGCGCAGGTGGTAGACATACAGCAGCGCGACCGGCGGCGTTTTCGGCGTCTGATGGAGGAGTCGCGTGGTTTCGAGTCGCTGCCCATCCGCACCCGGCTGTCCGACCAGGAAGTGGCGCGTTTCACGGCGCAGCGGTACCGCTTTCCAGGCGTGGACGTGAAAGCGCGTTTGTTTCGCAACTATCCGCTGGGCGAAGTCGCCAGCCATGCCATTGGCTATATCGGGCGCATCAACCAGGCTGAAAAGGCCAACATCCAGGATTCGGAGGATGAAGCTAATTACCGGGGCACCGAATACATCGGCAAATTGGGGATCGAGCACAGTTTCGAGTCTGCGCTGCACGGCATCACCGGTGTCGAGCAGATGGAAACCTCGGCGGGTGGCCGGGCTGTGCGCAGGCTCAACAGCTTCCCAGCGACGCCTGGCCAGACGGTAAAGCTGTCGCTGGACATCAAACTGCAAAAGATGATCGAGGATTTGTATGGAGACCGCCGTGGAGCCTTGGTCGCCATCGATCCACGCACGGGGGAAATACTGGCCCTGGTGAGCAAGCCGACCTTTGATCCGAACCTCTTTGTTGAAGGCATCGATGTAGAAAACTGGACGGCGCTCAACCAGTCGCTCGACAAACCTTTGCTCAACCGTGCGCTGCGCGGTACCTACCCTCCAGGCTCCACCTACAAGCCTTTCATGGCGCTCGCGGCGCTGGAGACTGGCAAGCGCACGCCCAACGCCATCACCATGGACAACGGCTCGTGGACGTTTGGTGGGCACACCTTTCGCAGCCACGGCGATCACGGCCTGGGTGCGGTGGATATGTACCGCAGCATTGTGCAGTCCAGCAACGTGTACTACTACCAGTTGGCCAACGACATGGGTGTGGATGCCATGCACGACTTCATGAAGCCTCTGGGGCTGGGGCAGATCACGGGCATTGACCTCAACGGCGAGGTGCGCGGAGTATTGCCCAGCCAGGAATGGAAGCGCAACGCCTATCGTCGGCCTGAGCAAAAGAAATGGTATGCAGGAGAGACCATTTCGCTGGGTATTGGGCAGGGCTACAACACCTTCACCATGCTGCAACTGGCGCAGGCCACTGCCACATTGGCCAATGGCGGGGTGCAGCACCGACCCCACCTGGGTATTGCCACACTGGACGCCGTGACACGCAACAGCCACCCTATCGAGCAACCGGCAGCCGTGGACTTGGGATTCAAACCTGCCAATGTCGATGTGGTGCGCCGGGCCATGGCGGGTGTGACGCAAGGAGGTACATCGACCCGCGTGTTTGCGGGGGCACGTTATTTGTCTGCCGGCAAGACGGGCACAGCGCAGGCCGTGACCATCGGGCAGAAGGACCGTTACAACGCCGCCAAACTGGAAGAACGCCAGAGAGACCATGCGCTTTATATCGCCTTCGCTCCGGTCGAGGCGCCCCAGATCGCGTTGGCGGTCATTGTTGAGAATGCCGGTTTTGGCGCCGCCCATGCTGCGCCGATTGCCCGGCGTGTCTTTGACTACTGGCTCCAGGGTGAATATCCCAGTGAAGAAGACATGGTCGCCACGCGCAAAGGTATGGCGACGGCGCCCATCGGCAAGCCCCGGCAGGTGGCCGACATCGCTCTGCCCGCAGCAGAATGA
- the gatB gene encoding Asp-tRNA(Asn)/Glu-tRNA(Gln) amidotransferase subunit GatB, whose protein sequence is MSAKLIHGYEVVIGFETHTQLATHSKIFSRASTAFGAEPNTQACAVDMALPGTLPVMNREAVACAIKLGLALGSHIAPVSIFARKNYFYPDLPKGYQISQFEIPVVQGGEVSFFLGDEKKTVRLVRAHLEEDAGKSLHEEFHGMSGIDLNRAGTPLLEIVTEPDMRSSEEAVAYAKELHKIVTWIGICDGNMQEGSFRCDANVSVRKPGAELGTRREIKNLNSFKNMQQAIDYEIRWQIEEIEDGRTIEQATVLFNPDTGETRAMRTKEDAADYRYFPDPDLPPLVIAPEWVENTRAQMTELPRAMAARFVQDYGLPEYDATTLTQSKAMAAYFEAAAQASGQAKLASNWIMGEMSRRLNAGEMSAAQAPIATAQMAAMLSRIADGTISNNAARQVFDELWTGQGSDVDAIIEAKGLKQMNDSGALEKIVDEVIAANPDNVAQFKAGKDKAFNALVGQVMKASKGKANPQQATDLLRARLG, encoded by the coding sequence ATGTCTGCGAAACTGATCCACGGGTACGAAGTCGTCATCGGCTTCGAGACCCACACCCAGCTGGCCACCCACAGCAAGATCTTCAGCCGCGCCAGCACCGCCTTTGGCGCCGAGCCCAACACCCAGGCCTGCGCCGTGGACATGGCCCTGCCCGGCACCCTGCCCGTGATGAACCGCGAGGCCGTAGCCTGCGCTATCAAATTAGGACTGGCATTGGGCTCCCACATTGCGCCAGTGAGCATTTTTGCCCGCAAGAACTACTTTTACCCTGATCTTCCCAAGGGCTACCAGATCAGCCAGTTTGAGATTCCGGTGGTTCAGGGCGGTGAGGTGTCTTTCTTCCTGGGTGACGAGAAGAAAACCGTGCGCCTGGTGCGGGCCCACCTCGAAGAAGACGCGGGCAAGTCGTTGCACGAAGAATTCCACGGCATGAGCGGCATCGACCTGAACCGTGCCGGCACGCCGCTGCTGGAGATCGTGACCGAACCCGACATGCGCTCCTCCGAAGAAGCTGTCGCCTACGCCAAGGAGCTGCACAAGATCGTGACCTGGATCGGCATCTGTGACGGCAACATGCAGGAAGGGTCGTTTCGCTGCGACGCTAACGTCTCGGTGCGCAAACCAGGCGCCGAACTGGGCACGCGCCGCGAGATCAAGAACCTCAACAGCTTCAAGAACATGCAGCAGGCGATCGACTACGAGATCCGCTGGCAGATTGAAGAGATCGAAGACGGCCGCACCATCGAGCAAGCCACGGTGCTGTTCAACCCCGACACGGGTGAAACACGCGCCATGCGCACCAAGGAAGACGCGGCCGACTACCGCTATTTCCCCGACCCCGACCTGCCGCCGCTGGTGATTGCCCCCGAGTGGGTGGAGAACACCCGCGCGCAAATGACAGAATTGCCCCGTGCCATGGCGGCGCGCTTCGTGCAGGACTACGGCCTGCCCGAATACGACGCCACCACGCTGACGCAGAGCAAGGCCATGGCGGCCTATTTTGAGGCAGCAGCCCAGGCCAGCGGCCAGGCCAAGCTGGCGAGCAACTGGATCATGGGAGAAATGTCGCGGCGCCTGAACGCAGGCGAGATGTCGGCCGCACAAGCGCCCATCGCCACCGCGCAAATGGCCGCCATGCTGTCGCGCATTGCCGACGGGACCATATCGAACAACGCCGCCCGGCAAGTTTTCGACGAGCTCTGGACCGGTCAAGGCAGTGACGTGGACGCGATCATTGAAGCCAAGGGCCTCAAGCAGATGAATGACAGCGGCGCACTGGAAAAAATCGTCGACGAGGTGATCGCCGCCAATCCCGACAACGTCGCGCAGTTCAAGGCTGGCAAAGACAAGGCGTTCAACGCGCTGGTGGGCCAGGTCATGAAAGCCAGCAAGGGCAAGGCCAACCCGCAACAGGCCACCGACCTGCTGCGCGCCCGCCTGGGTTAG
- a CDS encoding rod shape-determining protein, giving the protein MFGIFRRYFSTDLAIDLGTANTLIFARGKGLVLDEPSVVAIRHESGPHGKKVIQAVGREAKAMLGKVPGNIEAIRPMKDGVIADFVITEQMIKQFIKMVHPRTLLTPSPRIIICVPCGSTQVERRAIKDAAEAAGATAVYLIEEPMAAGIGAGLPVSEASGSMVVDIGGGTTEVGVISLGGMVYKGSVRVGGDKFDEAIISYIRRNYGMLIGEPTAESIKKHIGSAFPGSEVREMEVRGRNLSEGVPRSFTISSNEVLEALTEPLNQIVSAVKNALEQTPPELGADIAERGMMLTGGGALLRDLDRLLAEETGLPVLVAEDPLTCVVRGCGIALERMDRAGSIFTSD; this is encoded by the coding sequence ATGTTCGGAATTTTCCGTCGGTATTTTTCCACCGATCTTGCCATTGACCTTGGCACCGCTAATACCCTGATATTTGCCCGCGGAAAGGGCCTCGTTCTGGATGAGCCCTCGGTGGTGGCCATACGCCACGAAAGTGGACCGCACGGCAAGAAGGTCATCCAGGCTGTGGGCCGCGAAGCCAAGGCCATGCTCGGCAAGGTGCCTGGCAACATCGAGGCCATCCGCCCGATGAAGGACGGCGTGATTGCGGATTTCGTCATCACCGAGCAGATGATCAAGCAGTTCATCAAGATGGTGCATCCCCGCACCCTGCTCACGCCCAGCCCGCGCATCATCATCTGCGTACCCTGCGGCTCGACCCAGGTGGAACGCCGCGCGATCAAGGATGCTGCCGAGGCCGCGGGTGCTACAGCGGTCTATCTCATTGAGGAACCTATGGCTGCTGGCATTGGCGCGGGGCTGCCCGTCAGCGAGGCCAGTGGCTCGATGGTGGTCGACATCGGTGGCGGCACGACAGAAGTGGGCGTGATTTCGCTGGGCGGCATGGTCTACAAGGGCAGCGTGCGCGTGGGGGGCGACAAGTTCGATGAGGCCATCATCAGTTACATCCGCCGCAACTACGGCATGCTGATTGGTGAACCCACAGCCGAGTCCATCAAGAAACATATCGGCAGTGCTTTTCCGGGTTCGGAAGTGCGCGAAATGGAAGTGCGTGGTCGCAACCTCAGCGAAGGCGTGCCACGCAGTTTCACCATTTCCAGCAACGAAGTGCTCGAAGCCCTGACAGAGCCGCTCAACCAGATCGTTTCGGCTGTCAAGAATGCGCTGGAGCAAACCCCGCCAGAACTGGGTGCCGACATCGCCGAGCGCGGCATGATGCTGACCGGTGGCGGTGCTCTGCTGCGCGACCTCGATCGCCTGCTCGCTGAGGAAACAGGGTTGCCCGTGCTGGTGGCGGAAGACCCCTTGACCTGTGTGGTGCGCGGCTGCGGCATTGCGCTCGAACGCATGGACCGCGCCGGCAGCATCTTCACCAGCGATTGA
- a CDS encoding amino acid ABC transporter ATP-binding protein has protein sequence MSAFSPYIVADRVCKSFGAHQVLRDVSTHFNTGEVTVIIGASGSGKSTLLRAINRLEPHDSGTITIDGVAVTDDPNTLQRQRSEVGMVFQQFNLFGHLSVLDNITLAPRRIRHTKRTQANEEAMVLLRRVGLQEHAYKYPWQLSGGQQQRVAIARALAMAPKVMLFDEPTSALDPEMVQEVLDVMRELARGGMTMIVVTHEMGFAREVADRVLFFDQGCIAHDAPPADFFNDPGNDRIRAFIGRMGA, from the coding sequence ATGAGCGCGTTCAGCCCTTACATCGTGGCCGACCGGGTCTGCAAATCATTCGGCGCGCACCAGGTGCTGCGTGATGTGTCCACGCACTTCAACACCGGCGAGGTCACGGTCATCATCGGCGCCTCGGGCTCGGGCAAGAGCACGCTGCTGCGCGCCATCAACCGGCTCGAACCGCACGACAGCGGCACCATCACCATCGATGGCGTGGCCGTCACGGACGACCCGAACACCTTGCAGCGCCAGCGCAGCGAAGTCGGCATGGTGTTCCAGCAGTTCAACCTGTTTGGCCACCTGAGCGTGCTCGACAACATCACTCTGGCGCCTCGTCGCATTCGCCACACCAAACGCACCCAGGCCAACGAAGAAGCCATGGTGCTGCTGCGCCGGGTGGGCCTGCAAGAGCATGCGTACAAGTACCCCTGGCAATTGTCGGGGGGTCAGCAGCAGCGCGTGGCCATTGCCCGCGCGCTCGCCATGGCACCCAAAGTGATGCTGTTCGACGAACCCACGTCGGCCCTCGACCCCGAAATGGTGCAGGAAGTGCTGGACGTGATGCGTGAATTGGCCCGTGGCGGAATGACCATGATCGTGGTCACGCACGAGATGGGTTTTGCCCGCGAAGTGGCTGACCGCGTGCTCTTTTTCGACCAGGGCTGTATCGCACATGACGCCCCACCCGCCGATTTTTTCAACGACCCGGGCAACGACCGCATCCGGGCCTTCATTGGCCGCATGGGCGCCTGA
- the gatA gene encoding Asp-tRNA(Asn)/Glu-tRNA(Gln) amidotransferase subunit GatA, whose product MTTRTALHDLGVAQLAAELRQRRVSAVEVAQHFLARARQHQNLGAFVALNDDATLAQARNADVRLGSGTAGPLEGVPLAHKDIFVTRDFPTTAGSRMLAGYQSPFDATVVTRLAGAGAVTLGKLNCDEFAMGSANENSAVAPIGFDAPAPVRNPWATDRIPGGSSGGSAVAVAARLAPAVTGTDTGGSIRQPASFCGITGIKPTYGRASRYGMVAFASSLDQAGPMARSAEDCALLLSAMCGPDPDRDSTSLDLPAEDFSRSLNDSIEGLRIGIPAEFFGEGLSPDVRAAVDGALKEYEKLGAKLVPISLPRTELSIPVYYIIAPAEASSNLSRFDGVKFGHRAKDFSDLEDMYKKTRAEGFGAEVKRRIMIGAYVLSHGYYDAYYLQAQKIRRMIADDFQNAFQQCDLIAGPVAPTVAWKLGEHGSDPLADYLADIFTLPASLAGLPGMSLPAGFGEGGMPVGLQLIGNYFQEARLLNAAHRLQQATDFHLRSPL is encoded by the coding sequence ATGACCACCCGCACCGCACTGCATGACCTGGGCGTGGCCCAGCTTGCCGCCGAACTGCGCCAACGCCGCGTCTCCGCCGTCGAAGTGGCGCAGCATTTCCTGGCCCGCGCCCGCCAGCACCAGAATCTGGGCGCTTTCGTGGCCCTGAACGACGATGCCACGCTGGCGCAAGCGCGCAATGCCGACGTACGGCTGGGCAGCGGTACCGCCGGCCCACTCGAAGGCGTTCCCCTTGCGCACAAAGACATTTTCGTCACCCGCGATTTCCCGACCACTGCCGGATCCCGGATGCTGGCCGGATACCAGTCACCCTTCGACGCCACCGTGGTCACGCGACTGGCCGGGGCGGGCGCAGTCACCCTGGGCAAACTCAATTGCGACGAGTTCGCCATGGGTTCTGCCAATGAAAACTCGGCCGTGGCCCCCATTGGTTTCGACGCCCCTGCACCGGTGCGCAACCCCTGGGCGACGGACCGCATTCCCGGCGGTTCATCGGGCGGCAGCGCGGTCGCTGTGGCAGCGCGCCTGGCACCGGCCGTCACAGGCACGGACACCGGCGGATCGATCCGCCAACCCGCCAGCTTCTGCGGTATTACGGGGATCAAGCCCACCTATGGCCGCGCATCGCGCTACGGCATGGTGGCCTTTGCCTCCAGCCTGGACCAGGCCGGCCCCATGGCCCGTTCGGCCGAAGATTGCGCCCTGCTGCTCTCGGCCATGTGCGGCCCCGACCCGGACCGCGATTCCACCTCTCTCGACTTGCCTGCCGAGGACTTCAGCCGCTCGCTGAATGACTCCATTGAAGGCCTGCGCATCGGCATCCCGGCCGAGTTCTTTGGCGAGGGCCTGTCTCCCGATGTGCGCGCCGCAGTAGACGGCGCACTCAAGGAATACGAGAAGCTCGGCGCAAAATTAGTGCCCATCAGCCTGCCGCGCACCGAGTTGTCTATTCCCGTCTACTACATCATTGCCCCGGCCGAGGCCAGCTCGAACCTGAGCCGCTTTGACGGCGTGAAATTCGGCCACCGCGCCAAGGACTTTTCCGACCTCGAAGACATGTACAAAAAGACCCGCGCCGAAGGCTTTGGCGCCGAGGTCAAACGCCGCATCATGATTGGCGCCTACGTCCTCTCACACGGCTATTACGACGCCTACTACCTGCAGGCGCAAAAGATCCGGCGCATGATCGCCGACGACTTCCAGAACGCCTTCCAGCAATGCGACCTGATCGCCGGCCCCGTGGCGCCCACCGTGGCCTGGAAGCTGGGCGAGCACGGCAGCGACCCGCTGGCCGACTACCTGGCCGACATCTTCACGCTGCCCGCATCGCTGGCCGGCCTGCCCGGCATGAGCCTGCCCGCAGGCTTTGGCGAAGGCGGCATGCCCGTGGGCCTGCAGCTCATCGGCAACTATTTTCAGGAAGCGCGCCTGCTCAATGCAGCGCACCGCCTGCAGCAGGCCACGGACTTCCATCTGCGCAGCCCGCTCTGA
- the mreD gene encoding rod shape-determining protein MreD: protein MIMPRGQQLLLPANPVFIGASLVAALAFNMLPLGHVPWMPDVLLLLLAFWGVHQPSRIGIGTAFLLGLCMDVQQSALLGQHALAYAILLYGTGRTHRRVLWFRPGAQTLQMVGLFAATHAVLLLVGLLSGGVFPGWSMLVAPILEAVLWPLASWVLLAPQRRSPDRNEKRA from the coding sequence ATGATCATGCCCCGCGGCCAGCAGCTTCTGTTGCCGGCCAATCCTGTATTTATTGGCGCAAGTCTTGTGGCGGCGCTGGCGTTCAACATGTTGCCCTTGGGCCACGTGCCCTGGATGCCCGATGTCCTGCTGCTGCTGCTGGCCTTTTGGGGTGTGCACCAGCCGTCGCGCATTGGCATAGGCACGGCGTTCCTGCTCGGGCTGTGTATGGATGTGCAGCAGTCTGCTTTATTGGGCCAGCATGCGCTGGCTTACGCCATTTTGTTGTACGGCACTGGCCGCACACACCGGCGCGTGCTGTGGTTCAGGCCCGGGGCGCAGACTCTGCAGATGGTGGGCCTGTTTGCGGCAACCCACGCAGTGCTGCTGCTTGTGGGACTGCTCTCTGGAGGCGTTTTCCCTGGCTGGTCCATGCTGGTTGCGCCGATTTTGGAAGCCGTGCTTTGGCCGCTGGCCAGTTGGGTGCTGCTCGCGCCGCAGCGCCGGTCGCCCGATCGCAATGAGAAGCGGGCGTAA
- the gatC gene encoding Asp-tRNA(Asn)/Glu-tRNA(Gln) amidotransferase subunit GatC, with protein MALTPQDIVRIAHLARLEISPSESEQALTQLNGFFNIVEKMRAVDTQGIEPLSHPVATIQDIALRLREDIASEPNARDANQKNAPAVERGLFLVPKVIE; from the coding sequence ATGGCACTGACTCCCCAGGACATCGTCCGCATTGCCCATCTGGCACGCCTTGAAATCAGCCCCAGCGAAAGTGAGCAAGCGCTCACGCAGTTGAACGGCTTCTTCAATATTGTGGAAAAGATGCGCGCCGTGGACACCCAGGGCATCGAACCCCTGTCCCACCCCGTAGCCACCATTCAGGACATTGCGCTGCGCCTGCGCGAAGACATCGCCAGCGAGCCCAACGCACGCGATGCCAACCAGAAAAACGCCCCGGCCGTCGAGCGGGGCTTGTTCCTTGTGCCCAAAGTGATCGAGTAA